TCGAGAAGGGGACGCAGATAGTCGTCGTGACCCTGCGGGACGACGGGCGCGTGGCCGGGCTGCAGCTCCCCCCGGCGCCGGTCGAGACGGAGCTCGAGACCGGAGAGGAGGAGGTCACGTTCTCGAGCGGGGGCAATGCCGTCTACGGCACGCTGCGGCTCCCGCGGGGCGGGTCGGGGAGGGCGCCGGCCATGGTGTTGATCTCCGGGAGCGGGCCCACCGACCGGGACGGCAACAGCCGGATGCTCCCGGGGAGGACCGAGTCGCACCGGCACCTCGCCCGGATCCTGGCCGAAGCCGGGGTGGCCTCCCTGCGCTACGACAAGTTCGGTGTCGGCAAGACCCCCCTGGGGAGCCACGCGCAGGCGGTGGAAAGCATCGAATTCGATGATTATGTCGCCCTCGCCCTCGATGCCCGCGAATACCTGGCGGGCCGCCCCGGGATCGACCCGGCGCGCATCGGCTTTCTGGGGCACAGCGAGGGGGCGCTGATCGCCCTGGTGGCCGCCGACCGGATGAAGGGGGGGCAGCCCCCCGCCGCCCTCGCGCTCGCCATGCCCGGCGCCAAACCCTACATGACCCTCATCCGGGAGCAGGCGGCCGGGCAGTACGCCGCGGCGGTCAGGATGGGGGCGTACACGCAGGCCCAGGCGGACGAGGGGATGGCGGAGATCGACCGGCTCATCGCGCGGGTGAGCCGCGACGCCACGGTCCCGGAGAAGATCAGCCCGCAGTTCGCCTCGCTCTTTCTCGGGCAGAACCTGAAATTCCTCCAGACGGCGCACCGGCACGACCCGCGCGCCCTCGCGTCCGGCCTCCCGCCGGCCCTCCCGGTCCTGGTCCTGTGCGGGGAGAAGGATGCCCAGATGAGCTGCGGGGACGCCCGGCTCCTGGCCGACAGCTTCCAAAAGGGGGGGAACGCCGCCATCCGCTTCGCCGGGCTCCCGAACGTGAACCACGTCTTCAAGGAGATCGAGGGGGAGCCCCGGCTGCCCGAGGATTACGTCGATCCCGCCAAACCCTTCTCCCGCGAGGCCGAACGGGTCCTGGCCGACTTCGTCCGGTCCGCCTTACGCTGACCGGATGGAAGCCGGCCCTGCTGGTTCGACCGGCGGGATGGGGGCCCAGTCCTCGCGCCCGGCTTCGGCCAGCAGGGTGTCTTGGGGGATCATGCCCCGGGACACCAGGGAGCGGATCTCCTCCAGGGTTGCCGGGCCCTTCGGCACCGCGCCGGGGACGAGGTAGAAGTACTTGGTCGTGGCG
This region of Acidobacteriota bacterium genomic DNA includes:
- a CDS encoding DUF3887 domain-containing protein, yielding MKLAVRVAAMMMFCALSASAQKGVEELTDERALGIAREVVAALNAGDAGAAYDRFDEAMRKAVALPQLEGVWKSILSSKGAYEGEASREVRKVREFTSVVLTLRFEKGTQIVVVTLRDDGRVAGLQLPPAPVETELETGEEEVTFSSGGNAVYGTLRLPRGGSGRAPAMVLISGSGPTDRDGNSRMLPGRTESHRHLARILAEAGVASLRYDKFGVGKTPLGSHAQAVESIEFDDYVALALDAREYLAGRPGIDPARIGFLGHSEGALIALVAADRMKGGQPPAALALAMPGAKPYMTLIREQAAGQYAAAVRMGAYTQAQADEGMAEIDRLIARVSRDATVPEKISPQFASLFLGQNLKFLQTAHRHDPRALASGLPPALPVLVLCGEKDAQMSCGDARLLADSFQKGGNAAIRFAGLPNVNHVFKEIEGEPRLPEDYVDPAKPFSREAERVLADFVRSALR